A stretch of Miscanthus floridulus cultivar M001 chromosome 13, ASM1932011v1, whole genome shotgun sequence DNA encodes these proteins:
- the LOC136499726 gene encoding uncharacterized protein: MATNGSSSIATSRISGSPSMPAMIDTPAPVIFSYATINMRQHVPITLDLKLPNYTKWSAFFTAMCGKFGLLGHIDGSIPACPTDRTWSQPDACVRSWMYGCIDDSVLDLAMEPEQTAHDLFVAITNLFQENQETRTIVLGQEFHSMTQGDLSIDTYAQRMKHTADALCDIGHTVSKP, encoded by the coding sequence ATGGCCACCAATGGATCCTCCTCGATCGCGACCTCTAGGATCTCGGGATCCCCATCCATGCCAGCCATGATAGACACCCCTGCTCCTGTGATCTTCTCCTACGCGACCATCAACATGCGCCAGCATGTGCCAATCACCCTTGATCTCAAGCTGCCGAACTACACCAAGTGGTCTGCCTTCTTCACCGCTATGTGCGGCAAGTTTGGTCTACTTGGCCACATCGATGGCTCCATCCCAGCATGTCCTACTGATCGCACATGGTCACAGCCAGATGCTTGCGTCCGAAGTTGgatgtatggctgcatcgatgaCAGCGTCCTCGACCTCGCCATGGAACCTGAGCAGACTGCACATGATCTCTTTGTTGCCATTACCAATCTGTTTCAAGAAAACCAGGAGACACGCACCATTGTCCTAGGTCAAGAGTTCCACTCTATGACCCAAGGTGATTTGTCCATTGACACCTACGCCCAGCGCATGAAGCACACGGCCGACGCTCTCTGCGACATTGGCCACACCGTCTCCAAGCCCTAG